A window from Rhizosphaericola mali encodes these proteins:
- a CDS encoding RNA polymerase sigma factor, translating into MTLAISDNTRSSIATTVKKYGNQLMRFIRGKVPSIEDAEDVMQDVWMQLSRIANISEIESLSGWLYYVAKNKIADLYRKRQTENIENFSYENEDGALQIKEILLIDEIEFPEMKDFKDLFWKELMTALAELPANQKDVFILNEIDDKTLQEIANDKNENIKTIISRKGYAVKHIRKKLQYLYDELNS; encoded by the coding sequence TTGACTTTGGCAATATCTGACAATACAAGATCATCTATCGCAACTACTGTAAAAAAATACGGTAATCAATTGATGCGCTTTATACGTGGGAAAGTTCCTAGTATAGAAGATGCGGAAGACGTAATGCAAGATGTATGGATGCAACTCAGTAGAATAGCAAATATTTCTGAAATAGAAAGTTTAAGTGGTTGGTTATATTATGTAGCAAAGAACAAAATTGCTGATTTATACAGAAAAAGGCAGACGGAAAATATTGAAAATTTCTCATACGAAAATGAAGATGGAGCGTTACAGATTAAAGAGATTTTGCTAATAGACGAAATTGAATTTCCAGAAATGAAAGATTTTAAAGATCTGTTTTGGAAAGAACTAATGACAGCCTTAGCTGAGTTGCCTGCAAATCAGAAAGATGTTTTTATTTTAAATGAAATAGATGACAAAACCTTGCAAGAAATTGCAAATGACAAAAATGAAAATATTAAAACGATCATCAGTAGAAAAGGATATGCGGTCAAGCATATCCGAAAAAAATTACAATATCTTTACGACGAATTAAATAGTTAA
- a CDS encoding Hsp20/alpha crystallin family protein, whose protein sequence is MFSNSFNANRQSFSNTLNETDFYKSKCGGHFRNKRDMFRRAVATQFGQQPAINIEENDEAFTLYLYAAGRKKEGFSLALKDQILTINYNSEKSNERRFIYQEVQVDHFERSFQINESVLTEQISAAYIDGVLIIQLPKDPNAVVNTQNIDIK, encoded by the coding sequence ATGTTTTCAAATAGTTTTAATGCAAACAGACAATCATTTTCAAATACACTTAATGAAACTGATTTTTATAAGAGCAAATGTGGTGGTCATTTTCGTAATAAGCGAGATATGTTTCGACGTGCAGTCGCTACACAATTTGGTCAACAACCAGCCATAAACATAGAGGAGAACGATGAAGCTTTTACACTTTATTTGTATGCTGCTGGAAGAAAAAAGGAAGGTTTTTCACTGGCTTTAAAAGATCAAATTTTGACAATCAATTATAACTCTGAAAAGTCAAATGAACGGAGGTTCATTTATCAGGAAGTGCAAGTCGATCATTTTGAACGATCATTTCAGATTAATGAATCAGTTCTTACGGAACAGATTTCTGCAGCTTATATAGATGGCGTATTAATAATTCAATTACCCAAAGATCCAAATGCTGTAGTAAATACACAAAATATTGATATTAAATAG